A single genomic interval of Pomacea canaliculata isolate SZHN2017 linkage group LG5, ASM307304v1, whole genome shotgun sequence harbors:
- the LOC112564417 gene encoding leucine-rich repeat flightless-interacting protein 1-like isoform X3, which produces MSSHSGRRRSNVRQYSAEDQALTQISKEAENRLAAKRAARAEAREIRMKEIERQQREQEEKLNNEHIGVTKTRQHPTGSRRGSDDSSEGSGDAPSGKDRDLRMELRSLEEKYKTAMMSSAQLDNEKQSLVYQVELLKDQLEEQAESYVELQREYKDKCRDLEMKKRELQAAEVELKALREANDYKDRLIAESGLTIVAAENGELALERTNESPSTNGPVSTGAVLLSAEAMDLLNKSSQGSLGMHCLASHASHTSYPTPSSSTSTTQQLGSSESSRLVGDGDSMVKATSADTLAQGIKSPDSHPLANNIKDSSQTEDQTDSGEIDKIFSSKTNTITGPELGQSEREAVVVDMAKSLIEIETSFSVDVEAKKLEKPGVSKTTTENTVMSDVETLVLVEGSESGESKADGEFSVPLDHSSSNKYSSEQNTACHLPIVNLDEGSSGCSAIICDSVLPPDEPLKDAEHFLNEKVQDTFKASSDHPAVVVTVSSHSQQNSSDVTESEDDGEEFFDAVSTPLPSPCHLSADSEVKDINLLKSCEEGVLEGKAAEVRVGEEGRAKDLGNGNGHLDVSLSDVGTAKDAADINLSKPPFDDTDASQSEEYPEADKQNVVGTAHTQGLKGGCTEGSQDHKEEEVGVSIIKEIAIGEETNASSQQEETAQEDVKESDSLAELTGLEAFDTKGAVQRENVDSADGNKYMGESLADDGESEKDDTSGSDKDKAMITADICKEQILLAEDVHDESKTSQVNSDGENTYDKARVCEGVSEIDHVASEGSDLKAKIIDVSEGENVANNSSDKEKLLLHDGENGALRSSDCEISVSADVNEERESLSVDKNGIKTMPDDIERESEPFESNEGESRLLEDADTEENDRSTENTLGDPDTSATAAEAISDNSKMDEPIETTESVKGDAKLSEDASAEENDETTQNTLCEVDTSVAAAEAIAENRKMDEPIETTESVKGDAKLSEDVSAGENDESADASDAFQGQSEMVKPFESKEESVKDEANLSEETDESIRNAHAGACTSVVAADLCPDHNKTGKTDDRREDCMSDIIEGEVQAGEKIEKATCSEAILTSSLDKRCDLDVKCKDDLDVAPLTLNSTENSRQDLNEGDHSDDQSRPPESILCGEDGNSLILITEKSSDATVCVPVENVSFPISLKEETNLSNSVENTSSSNESALLENALTFEEGVSKDDVTTAQGERQLENIPSCIQDITSSEFEQNERDVVNKETESEGAASIENKLSEENTVEAAEDEKDEENQEGIDAVPSPTADVKAKDHSDGWESENSEALLDEEYDFDDIDEVLDDSDKERPVKMQTYNRT; this is translated from the exons ACTCGGCAACATCCCACAGGATCAAGACGAGGCAGTGATGATTCCAGTGAAGGAAGCGGTGATGCACCCAGTGGCAAAGACCGTGACCTTAGGATGGAATTACGATCCTTGGAGGAGAAGTATAAAACCGCCATGATGAGCAGTGCTCAGCTGGACAATGAAAAACAGTCACTGGTGTACCAGGTTGAGCTTCTCAAAGACCAGTTAGAAGAACAGGCAGAGAGCTATGTCGAACTGCAGCGGGAGTACAAGGACAAGTGTCGG gatttggaaatgaaaaaaCGAGAGCTACAAGCTGCAGAAGTGGAACTTAAAGCTTTGAGGGAAGCAAATGACTATAAAGATCGTTTGATAGCA gAAAGTGGTCTGACAATAGTGGCTGCAGAAAATGGAGAGCTGGCATTAGAACGAACCAACGAATCACCTTCTACCAACGGTCCAGTTTCTACTGGAGCAGTGTTACTATCAGCAGAGGCCATGGACCTGTTGAACAAAAGCAGCCAGGGGTCGTTAGGTATGCACTGCCTTGCTTCTCATGCATCTCACACCAGTTACCCTACTCCTAGCAGTAGTACATCCACTACCCAGCAGCTTGGAAGCAGTGAGTCTTCCAGGCTGGTGGGTGATGGAGATAGCATGGTGAAAGCCACATCTGCTGACACTCTTGCCCAGGGCATCAAAAGCCCTGACTCTCATCCTTTGGCCAACAATATCAAAGATTCTTCTCAGACAGAAGATCAAACAGATAGTGGTGAAATCGATAAAATCTTCTCTTCAAAGACTAACACCATTACAGGACCTGAATTAGGTCAAAGTGAAAGAGAGGCAGTTGTTGTTGACATGGCAAAATCCCTGATTGAAATAGaaacttctttttctgttgacGTTGAAGCAAAAAAGCTGGAGAAGCCTGGTGTTTCCAAAACCACTACAGAAAATACTGTGATGTCAGATGTAGAAACTTTGGTACTTGTAGAAGGGTCTGAGTCAGGTGAGAGTAAAGCAGATGGTGAGTTTTCAGTTCCACTCGACCATTCAAGCAGTAATAAATATAGCAGTGAGCAGAACACTGCCTGCCACCTGCCCATTGTTAATTTAGACGAAGGTAGCAGCGGTTGTTCAGCTATTATTTGTGATTCGGTGTTGCCTCCAGATGAACCTCTGAAGGACGCTGAGCATTTTCTTAATGAAAAGGTGCAGGATACTTTTAAAGCATCTTCTGATCACCCAGCTGTTGTTGTAACCGTATCTAGCCACAGCCAGCAAAACAGCTCAGATGTTACTGAGTCTGAAGATGATGGTGAAGAGTTCTTTGATGCTGTTAGCACACCTCTTCCCTCCCCTTGCCATTTAAGTGCCGATTCTGAGGTGAAAgatataaatcttttaaaatcttgtgAGGAAGGTGTTTTAGAGGGAAAGGCAGCAGAAGTAAGAGTTGGTGAAGAAGGGAGAGCAAAAGACTTAGGAAATGGTAATGGTCATTTAGATGTGTCACTCTCTGATGTGGGAACTGCAAAAGATGCAGCGGATATAAACCTATCAAAACCACCTTTTGATGATACGGATGCCAGTCAGAGTGAAGAGTATCCAGAGGCTGACAAACAAAATGTGGTGGGAACAGCACATACTCAGGGACTAAAAGGGGGCtgcacagaaggaagtcaagatCACAAAGAGGAAGAGGTTGGTGTGTCTATAATTAAGGAAATTGCAATAGGAGAAGAAACTAATGCAAGCTCTCAACAAGAAGAGACAGCTCAAGAAGATGTAAAGGAAAGCGACAGTTTAGCTGAGTTGACTGGGTTAGAAGCTTTTGATACCAAGGGTGCTGttcagagagagaatgttgaCTCGGCTGATGGCAACAAGTACATGGGGGAATCCTTAGCAGATGATGGTGAAAGCGAGAAAGATGATACCTCTGGAAGTGATAAAGACAAGGCCATGATCACAGCAGATATCTGTAAAGAACAGATTCTGTTAGCTGAGGATGTCCATGATGAATCCAAAACTTCACAGGTTAACAGTGACGGAGAAAATACTTATGACAAGGCTAGAGTGTGTGAAGGTGTTAGTGAAATAGACCATGTTGCATCTGAAGGCAGTGATCTCAAGGCTAAAATTATAGATGTATCTGAGGGAGAGAATGTTGCAAACAATAgttcagataaagaaaaactcTTGCTTCATGACGGAGAGAATGGTGCATTAAGAAGCAGTGATTGTGAGATAAGTGTCTCAGCAGATGTAAATGAGGAGCGAGAGTCTTTGTCTGTGGACAAAAATGGAATTAAAACCATGCCAGATGATATTGAAAGGGAGAGTGAGCCTTTTGAAAGTAATGAAGGTGAGAGTAGATTGTTAGAAGATGCTGATACTGAAGAAAATGATAGATCAACTGAAAACACTCTTGGTGATCCAGACACTTCAGCTACAGCAGCTGAGGCAATTTCTGACAATAGCAAAATGGATGAACCAATTGAAACAACAGAAAGTGTGAAGGGTGATGCTAAACTGTCAGAAGATGCTAGCGCAGAAGAGAATGATGAAACAACTCAAAACACACTTTGTGAGGTAGACACTTCAGTTGCAGCAGCTGAGGCAATTGCCGAGAACCGCAAAATGGATGAACCAATTGAAACAACAGAAAGTGTGAAGGGTGATGCTAAACTGTCAGAAGATGTTAGCGCAGGAGAGAATGATGAATCAGCTGATGCATCTGATGCATTTCAAGGCCAGAGCGAAATGGTCAAACCATTTGAGAGCAAAGAAGAATCTGTTAAAGATGAGGCTAATCTGTcagaagaaactgatgaatcaatCAGAAACGCTCATGCTGGGGCATGCACTTCAGTTGTAGCAGCTGATTTATGTCCAGACCATAACAAAACAGGTAAGACAGATGACAGAAGAGAAGACTGCATGAGTGACATCATTGAAGGTGAGGTGCAAGCAGGTGAGAAAATTGAAAAAGCCACTTGCAGTGAAGCCATTCTAACCTCAAGTTTAGACAAGAGATGTGACCTTGATGTGAAGTGCAAAGATGACCTTGATGTGGCTCCATTGACTTTAAATTCAACAGAAAATTCTAGGCAGGATCTAAATGAAGGTGACCACTCAGATGACCAGAGCAGGCCTCCAGAGTCTATTTTGTGTGGAGAAGATGGTAACTCGCTCATCTTGATTACAGAAAAGAGCAGTGATGCCACTGTGTGTGTTCCTGtagaaaatgtcagttttccCATTTCTTTGAAAGAGGAGACAAATTTGTCCAACAGTGTGGAaaacacaagcagcagcaaTGAATCTGCATTATTGGAGAACGCACTTACATTTGAGGAAGGTGTCTCAAAGGATGATGTCACCACTGCACAGGGAGAAAGACAGTTAGAGAACATTCCATCTTGTATCCAGGATATTACAAGCTCAGAGtttgaacaaaatgaaagagatgTCGTGAATAAAGAAACAGAATCAGAGGGTGCTGCATCCATAGAAAATAAGCTTAGTGAGGAAAATACTGTTGAAGCAGCTGAAGATGAGAAAGATGAGGAAAACCAAGAGGGGATAGATGCTGTACCATCTCCAACAGCAGATGTGAAAGCCAAGGACCACAGTGATGGGTGGGAATCTGAAAATTCAGAAGCTCTCCTTGATGAAGAGTATGATTTTGATGATATAGATGAAGTGCTTGATGATAGTGACAAAGAGAGACCTGTAAAGATGCAAACATACAACAGGACATAG
- the LOC112564417 gene encoding leucine-rich repeat flightless-interacting protein 1-like isoform X4 gives MSSHSGRRRSNVRQYSAEDQALTQISKEAENRLAAKRAARAEAREIRMKEIERQQREEEKLNNEHIGVTKTRQHPTGSRRGSDDSSEGSGDAPSGKDRDLRMELRSLEEKYKTAMMSSAQLDNEKQSLVYQVELLKDQLEEQAESYVELQREYKDKCRDLEMKKRELQAAEVELKALREANDYKDRLIAESGLTIVAAENGELALERTNESPSTNGPVSTGAVLLSAEAMDLLNKSSQGSLGMHCLASHASHTSYPTPSSSTSTTQQLGSSESSRLVGDGDSMVKATSADTLAQGIKSPDSHPLANNIKDSSQTEDQTDSGEIDKIFSSKTNTITGPELGQSEREAVVVDMAKSLIEIETSFSVDVEAKKLEKPGVSKTTTENTVMSDVETLVLVEGSESGESKADGEFSVPLDHSSSNKYSSEQNTACHLPIVNLDEGSSGCSAIICDSVLPPDEPLKDAEHFLNEKVQDTFKASSDHPAVVVTVSSHSQQNSSDVTESEDDGEEFFDAVSTPLPSPCHLSADSEVKDINLLKSCEEGVLEGKAAEVRVGEEGRAKDLGNGNGHLDVSLSDVGTAKDAADINLSKPPFDDTDASQSEEYPEADKQNVVGTAHTQGLKGGCTEGSQDHKEEEVGVSIIKEIAIGEETNASSQQEETAQEDVKESDSLAELTGLEAFDTKGAVQRENVDSADGNKYMGESLADDGESEKDDTSGSDKDKAMITADICKEQILLAEDVHDESKTSQVNSDGENTYDKARVCEGVSEIDHVASEGSDLKAKIIDVSEGENVANNSSDKEKLLLHDGENGALRSSDCEISVSADVNEERESLSVDKNGIKTMPDDIERESEPFESNEGESRLLEDADTEENDRSTENTLGDPDTSATAAEAISDNSKMDEPIETTESVKGDAKLSEDASAEENDETTQNTLCEVDTSVAAAEAIAENRKMDEPIETTESVKGDAKLSEDVSAGENDESADASDAFQGQSEMVKPFESKEESVKDEANLSEETDESIRNAHAGACTSVVAADLCPDHNKTGKTDDRREDCMSDIIEGEVQAGEKIEKATCSEAILTSSLDKRCDLDVKCKDDLDVAPLTLNSTENSRQDLNEGDHSDDQSRPPESILCGEDGNSLILITEKSSDATVCVPVENVSFPISLKEETNLSNSVENTSSSNESALLENALTFEEGVSKDDVTTAQGERQLENIPSCIQDITSSEFEQNERDVVNKETESEGAASIENKLSEENTVEAAEDEKDEENQEGIDAVPSPTADVKAKDHSDGWESENSEALLDEEYDFDDIDEVLDDSDKERPVKMQTYNRT, from the exons ACTCGGCAACATCCCACAGGATCAAGACGAGGCAGTGATGATTCCAGTGAAGGAAGCGGTGATGCACCCAGTGGCAAAGACCGTGACCTTAGGATGGAATTACGATCCTTGGAGGAGAAGTATAAAACCGCCATGATGAGCAGTGCTCAGCTGGACAATGAAAAACAGTCACTGGTGTACCAGGTTGAGCTTCTCAAAGACCAGTTAGAAGAACAGGCAGAGAGCTATGTCGAACTGCAGCGGGAGTACAAGGACAAGTGTCGG gatttggaaatgaaaaaaCGAGAGCTACAAGCTGCAGAAGTGGAACTTAAAGCTTTGAGGGAAGCAAATGACTATAAAGATCGTTTGATAGCA gAAAGTGGTCTGACAATAGTGGCTGCAGAAAATGGAGAGCTGGCATTAGAACGAACCAACGAATCACCTTCTACCAACGGTCCAGTTTCTACTGGAGCAGTGTTACTATCAGCAGAGGCCATGGACCTGTTGAACAAAAGCAGCCAGGGGTCGTTAGGTATGCACTGCCTTGCTTCTCATGCATCTCACACCAGTTACCCTACTCCTAGCAGTAGTACATCCACTACCCAGCAGCTTGGAAGCAGTGAGTCTTCCAGGCTGGTGGGTGATGGAGATAGCATGGTGAAAGCCACATCTGCTGACACTCTTGCCCAGGGCATCAAAAGCCCTGACTCTCATCCTTTGGCCAACAATATCAAAGATTCTTCTCAGACAGAAGATCAAACAGATAGTGGTGAAATCGATAAAATCTTCTCTTCAAAGACTAACACCATTACAGGACCTGAATTAGGTCAAAGTGAAAGAGAGGCAGTTGTTGTTGACATGGCAAAATCCCTGATTGAAATAGaaacttctttttctgttgacGTTGAAGCAAAAAAGCTGGAGAAGCCTGGTGTTTCCAAAACCACTACAGAAAATACTGTGATGTCAGATGTAGAAACTTTGGTACTTGTAGAAGGGTCTGAGTCAGGTGAGAGTAAAGCAGATGGTGAGTTTTCAGTTCCACTCGACCATTCAAGCAGTAATAAATATAGCAGTGAGCAGAACACTGCCTGCCACCTGCCCATTGTTAATTTAGACGAAGGTAGCAGCGGTTGTTCAGCTATTATTTGTGATTCGGTGTTGCCTCCAGATGAACCTCTGAAGGACGCTGAGCATTTTCTTAATGAAAAGGTGCAGGATACTTTTAAAGCATCTTCTGATCACCCAGCTGTTGTTGTAACCGTATCTAGCCACAGCCAGCAAAACAGCTCAGATGTTACTGAGTCTGAAGATGATGGTGAAGAGTTCTTTGATGCTGTTAGCACACCTCTTCCCTCCCCTTGCCATTTAAGTGCCGATTCTGAGGTGAAAgatataaatcttttaaaatcttgtgAGGAAGGTGTTTTAGAGGGAAAGGCAGCAGAAGTAAGAGTTGGTGAAGAAGGGAGAGCAAAAGACTTAGGAAATGGTAATGGTCATTTAGATGTGTCACTCTCTGATGTGGGAACTGCAAAAGATGCAGCGGATATAAACCTATCAAAACCACCTTTTGATGATACGGATGCCAGTCAGAGTGAAGAGTATCCAGAGGCTGACAAACAAAATGTGGTGGGAACAGCACATACTCAGGGACTAAAAGGGGGCtgcacagaaggaagtcaagatCACAAAGAGGAAGAGGTTGGTGTGTCTATAATTAAGGAAATTGCAATAGGAGAAGAAACTAATGCAAGCTCTCAACAAGAAGAGACAGCTCAAGAAGATGTAAAGGAAAGCGACAGTTTAGCTGAGTTGACTGGGTTAGAAGCTTTTGATACCAAGGGTGCTGttcagagagagaatgttgaCTCGGCTGATGGCAACAAGTACATGGGGGAATCCTTAGCAGATGATGGTGAAAGCGAGAAAGATGATACCTCTGGAAGTGATAAAGACAAGGCCATGATCACAGCAGATATCTGTAAAGAACAGATTCTGTTAGCTGAGGATGTCCATGATGAATCCAAAACTTCACAGGTTAACAGTGACGGAGAAAATACTTATGACAAGGCTAGAGTGTGTGAAGGTGTTAGTGAAATAGACCATGTTGCATCTGAAGGCAGTGATCTCAAGGCTAAAATTATAGATGTATCTGAGGGAGAGAATGTTGCAAACAATAgttcagataaagaaaaactcTTGCTTCATGACGGAGAGAATGGTGCATTAAGAAGCAGTGATTGTGAGATAAGTGTCTCAGCAGATGTAAATGAGGAGCGAGAGTCTTTGTCTGTGGACAAAAATGGAATTAAAACCATGCCAGATGATATTGAAAGGGAGAGTGAGCCTTTTGAAAGTAATGAAGGTGAGAGTAGATTGTTAGAAGATGCTGATACTGAAGAAAATGATAGATCAACTGAAAACACTCTTGGTGATCCAGACACTTCAGCTACAGCAGCTGAGGCAATTTCTGACAATAGCAAAATGGATGAACCAATTGAAACAACAGAAAGTGTGAAGGGTGATGCTAAACTGTCAGAAGATGCTAGCGCAGAAGAGAATGATGAAACAACTCAAAACACACTTTGTGAGGTAGACACTTCAGTTGCAGCAGCTGAGGCAATTGCCGAGAACCGCAAAATGGATGAACCAATTGAAACAACAGAAAGTGTGAAGGGTGATGCTAAACTGTCAGAAGATGTTAGCGCAGGAGAGAATGATGAATCAGCTGATGCATCTGATGCATTTCAAGGCCAGAGCGAAATGGTCAAACCATTTGAGAGCAAAGAAGAATCTGTTAAAGATGAGGCTAATCTGTcagaagaaactgatgaatcaatCAGAAACGCTCATGCTGGGGCATGCACTTCAGTTGTAGCAGCTGATTTATGTCCAGACCATAACAAAACAGGTAAGACAGATGACAGAAGAGAAGACTGCATGAGTGACATCATTGAAGGTGAGGTGCAAGCAGGTGAGAAAATTGAAAAAGCCACTTGCAGTGAAGCCATTCTAACCTCAAGTTTAGACAAGAGATGTGACCTTGATGTGAAGTGCAAAGATGACCTTGATGTGGCTCCATTGACTTTAAATTCAACAGAAAATTCTAGGCAGGATCTAAATGAAGGTGACCACTCAGATGACCAGAGCAGGCCTCCAGAGTCTATTTTGTGTGGAGAAGATGGTAACTCGCTCATCTTGATTACAGAAAAGAGCAGTGATGCCACTGTGTGTGTTCCTGtagaaaatgtcagttttccCATTTCTTTGAAAGAGGAGACAAATTTGTCCAACAGTGTGGAaaacacaagcagcagcaaTGAATCTGCATTATTGGAGAACGCACTTACATTTGAGGAAGGTGTCTCAAAGGATGATGTCACCACTGCACAGGGAGAAAGACAGTTAGAGAACATTCCATCTTGTATCCAGGATATTACAAGCTCAGAGtttgaacaaaatgaaagagatgTCGTGAATAAAGAAACAGAATCAGAGGGTGCTGCATCCATAGAAAATAAGCTTAGTGAGGAAAATACTGTTGAAGCAGCTGAAGATGAGAAAGATGAGGAAAACCAAGAGGGGATAGATGCTGTACCATCTCCAACAGCAGATGTGAAAGCCAAGGACCACAGTGATGGGTGGGAATCTGAAAATTCAGAAGCTCTCCTTGATGAAGAGTATGATTTTGATGATATAGATGAAGTGCTTGATGATAGTGACAAAGAGAGACCTGTAAAGATGCAAACATACAACAGGACATAG